The genomic region TGTTTTTCCAGAGCATCTTCGATGGCCAGTTCGTGCAGGTTGAACTGACGTTGCAGGTTGGAAAGCTCTTGAGCGTCCGGCTCTTCCAGACCGATCCAGACAAAGTGACCGGTTTTCGCGGCCCAGGCAGCGCCTTCGTCGAGGGAAATATTGGTGACTTTCTTGCCTGCGCTATACACCGCAGCAGCAACAACTCGACCCATGGTGGTGATTCACTTCTTCTTGGCAGGTGGCAGGGAATACAAGGCTTCAGCTTAGCCGTGTCGCTGCTTGAGAGTCAGTGAAATCTGTACAGTTCACTGGGCAAAAGAAAACCCGCACAGGGCGGGTTGTCTTCTTAGGCGGCTTGCAGTTGCCGGTCCATCGATTCAATGCACTCGCGCATCTGTTCGCGGCACTGATTGATGAGCATGGGCATGTCATCCATGGTCAATCCGGCTGTGGGAATTGCCGGCAATGAGCGTATGAGGATTTTCCCGCTGCGCCAGCGATTCAGACGCATGTGCTTGATGTAACTGCTGACGCAGACCGGAACGATCGGTACGCCGGCGGCGATCGCCATCTGGAACGCACCTTTCTTGAATGGCAGCAATTCTTCACCGAGGTTGCGCGTGCCTTCCGGGAACACCCAGATCGAGGTGTCTTCGTTCTGCAAGGTATTGGTCGTGGTGAGCATCGATTGGCGAGCCTTGTGCGCATTGCCACGGTCGATCAACACATTGCCGGCCAGCCAGAACAATTGTCCGAACAGCGGTACCCATTTCAGGCTCTTTTTGCCGATGCACACGGTACGGCGTGGCACTACGTTGCCAAATACGAACAGGTCATAGTTCGATTGGTGGTTGGCGATGATCACGCAGCTGTCGGGTTTGTTCAGCAAACCGCTGACATCGGATTTCACCCGTAAACGCAAAATACACATCGCCGGCAATGCGTAGAGGCGGGCGCACAAACGGCTGTTGTCCGGATTGAACGGGCGGCATATCCCGAGGATCACCCCGAGCACACCCGCTAAAATAAAGTGCAGGCCCATCAACAACATACGAAACAGGAACAGCATTTTCAGGCCCCACCGGGACAAAAGGTGGCGCAGTGTACGGATGTGCACTGTTTTCGGCAATTGCCGCTATAGAGTCCGGAGATGACCGATGTTTAAGCGCATGTTTCCAAATGGAGGGTCAGACCTGTCCTAGAGCTGTCGCAGACTTTTAAACCTTGCGCGTATGAAAAAGCCCGACACGACGGTCGGGCTTTCTTTACGTTCTTGAATCCAGGCTTAGCCCAGATGCTCCTGATCCTGGATGATCGCGTTATCCAGCGCTTCCAGCAGTGCCTTACGGACTTTCAACTTGGTGTTCTTGTGCGCGAGCATGTTGATCTTCTTAAGTTGGCGCGCAGCGGCGAGGGCGGCACCTTGCAGCTCCTCGGCGGAAACCACCTTGTCGAGAAAACCGGCATCCACGGCGCTTTTCGGATCGAACATCTCGCCGTTGATCACCGAGCGGTGGAACGCCGAGCGACGCAGGCGATCACGGGCGAGCTCGATACCGGCGTGGTGCATGGTCATACCGATCTGCACTTCGTTCAGACCGATACTGAACGGGCCGTCGACACCGATACGGTAATCGGCAGACAACAGAATGAAAGCGCCCTTCGCCACGGCATGACCCGGGCAAGCGACGATCACCGGGAACGGGTGAGAGAGCAGACGACGGGCTAGCGTCGAACCGGCAGTCACCAACGCTACCGCTTCTTTAGGGCCGGCGGTCATGACTTTCAGGTCATAGCCGCCGGACAAAATCCCCGGCTGACCGGTAATGATCACGATGGCACGATCCGTCACCGCCTGATCCAGCGCCGCGTTGAATGCCGCAATCACGTCCGGAGAAATGGCATTGACCTTGCCGTTGCTCAAGGTCAGGGTCGCGATACCGTCTTCGAGGTGGTAGGAAATCAACTCACTCATGACGCTATTCCTTGTAAGAAAGATGGGCAGACGTTACCCACCGCCGCAGGCCAGGTAAAGCGCCGTGACTGACCCGCCAGTCACCGTTTCACGGCCCATCCAGCGTGGCGAGGCATTGCGCTTCTATATAGAAGGGCCGCGCCCACCGAAGATTGGCCGGTTTGCCATGGCCTGCCAGCGGGCAAAACGACTTTTTCTCTTAACCGCATGAAAATTCTGAAAAAAAGTTTGCCATCGCAAAAGCTTTCGACTACATTAGCGCGCCTCGACAGACAGAACATGTTTGAAGAGATACGGTGAAGTGTCCGAGTGGCTTAAGGAGCACGCCTGGAAAGTGTGTATACAGGAAACTGTATCGAGAGTTCGAATCTCTCCTTCACCGCCACATTCAGTACACAAAACCCCTGATTTCGAAAGAAGTCAGGGGTTTTGTGGTTTCTGGCGTCTGGATTTTATTGGCTGTGCAGTGATGTCTGCTGTGACCGAATACAATTGCGGGCTTATTTATCAGTAAAGGGACGACATTTCATGATCATTTCCAGCACTCACACCATCGAAGGCCGGCAGATCACTGCATATCTGGACATTGTCAGTGCCGAGTCGGTGCAGGGGGTCAATGTGATCCGTGACATGTTTGCCGGTATGCGCGATTTTTTCGGGGGGCGTTCGCAGACGCTGGAGCGGGCGTTGAAGGAGGCGCGTATTCAGGCGACTGAGGAAATCAGGGAGCGGGCGCGTGCTCTGCAGGCGGACGCGGTGGTCGGAGTGGACTTCGAGATCAGCATGCCCGGTGGCAAGGGCGGGATGGTTGTGGTGTTTGCGACGGGGACGGCCGTGAAGTTGCGCTGAATGTTGATCGCCAGGCAAGTGAGCCCATCCAGATAATGAATGGGCTCTTTTTCTATGCCATCAGCCCTGTGGCTTGAGGGTCACAGCGCCTTTAGCGTCATAGGTCAGCGGCGTGTCGATGGCGACAAGCGCAGGTGTGTCGGAAGGTTGACTCGGTTGCACCGGCTGGCTTGGATGGTAAATGACGCTAGGCTGCAGAACCGGCGTATCGGGGCCCGGATATTTGATGGTGATTTCACCGGAAGCGATCTTTTCCTTGAGTTTTTCCGCCCCGGCTTTGCCGGCTGCGATTTGTTCGTCCGTGAGCTTTACGACGGGTAGATTCGGGAATCCGTTGATTTGCATGTTCTCTCCTTGAGATTCATTTGTATGAAGAAGGGCAACGGCCTGCCTCCGGAATTCTTTAGTAATGCGGGACCAACGGTTCATCGTCGAGTTTGATTTTTGTAGGCCATTCGTCGGGCTTCAGCTGATATGAACAACAAGTCCAGGAATGACCGACTAGTCTCAAAAACCATGGAGGTCGATATTTTTTCAGGCAAAAGGTTTTTTGCCGGTCTCGGCCTGTTACGAAGGGGCGAAGATATGACTGATCCGTATATCGAAGACGATGGCGCTGAGTTTTCCTTCAACAACTGCGTACGGTGCGGCCAGACCGAGTACCAGTCAGGTTTTGGCGAGGATCCGGTGCAGATCGGCAAAATCAAATCCACGGCACCGAAAGGACCGAAGGCGAAATTTCTCCCCAAGGTCACCCCGCGAGCCAGAAAATAATCTTTGTCTGAATAACCCCGTCATCGAGCGGGTTTTTTTATGACTGTGCGTGTGAAGAAATTTCTTACAGTTGATGACGGCAAATCAATTTGCTTTCACAAACTTTTCACGTCTACCGCAGTAGGGTGAAGCCATCCGTTAGAAAGCAAGTCTCCAGCCCGTCTCCCCAGCGGGCTTTTTTTTGCCTGTCATAAAACCTTTTCCGGAATCGCTGTCCAATCGGCGCCAAGTGCGCGAAGCCACTGATTTCGGCTGGACTTTTTCGCGGCGACGGCATTAAATCCCGGCCCTTTTTGTCATCCCAATTTTTGAGGTTTTCGTCATGCGTTTAACACTGCCTGCTCTGGTTCTGGGGCTTCTGGTTGCTCAAGGTGCAATGGCTGCTGGCGATGGTACTGCGGCGCTGGGCGGTGGTCTGGGGGGCGCGCTGGGTAATGTCGTCGGCCAGAAAATGGGCGGCAGCACTGGCGCGGCAATCGGTGCTGGCGTAGCAGGCGCGGCGGGCAGCGCTATGGCGGCGCGCAAGGGTAGCCGGACCAAAGCGGCGATTGGCGGCGGTGTTGGCGCGGCCGGTGGTTCAGTGATCGGCAACAGCCTGGGCGGCAAGACTGGCGCCACGATTGGTGCAGGCCTGGGCGGTGCGGCTGGCGGCGCAGTGGGCAGCAACTTGTCCAAAGGTCACAAGCGTCACTGAGACTGATCGTTTGTCCGAAAAAGCCCGGCTCGATGTCGGGCTTTTTCATGGCTGAACGTTTTCCCCGTTCGACTCTCCAATCTCACATAGGCCCATGTCTGGGCGGACTGTCCCGCTTCGGGAACTGTGAGGTTCATATGCGCTTGTCATTATCTGCACTGTTTTTCGGTTTGCTGGTAGCACAAGGGGCGATGGCCGCTGGTGATGGCACCGCCGCTGTGGGTGGCGGCCTGGGCGGCGCGCTCGGTAATGTGGTCGGTGGACAACTCGGTGGCAGTACTGGCGCGGCGGTAGGTGCAGGCGTTGGCGGCGCGGCCGGCAGTGCCGTCGGGGCGAACAAACGCAATCGAACCGAAGCTGCCATTGGCGGTGGTCTCGGCGCGGCGGGCGGCTCGGTCGTCGGCAACAGCCTCGGCGGCTCTACGGGTTCGACCATTGGCGCAGGGTTGGGCGGCGCGGCGGGTGGTGCGGTCGGTAATAACCTCGGTGACGATGGTGGATCTCATTCGGGCGGCGGTCATAAGCACAAGAACAAACATAAAAACCGCCATCATTGATGGTGGGTTAAACGGAAACCCGGCATTTGCCGGGTTTTTTGCATTTGCTCGTCGGACTCCGGAACGATTGGCTGTAGGGCTTTTCGAACGTTTTACACGCCACGAGATGATGAGGTTTGCCATGACTCCTGAAACTGAAGGCAAGGAAGAGAAAGGCTCAAGTGGACTGCCGTTTATCAATGATCCGGGGAATGAGGATCCGGGGTCGTTGATGGATGATGCGACGGTGCCGTTGAATGATTCGGATGAGGCGGATATGGAGTATGAAGAGGACGAGGATGAGCAGTGAGGGGGAATAGGTTGGGTTGAAAGCCTGGAACTGGTTTTAAGGGCCTGAGTGAGCAGGCCCTTTTTGTGGTCGTGTCTAATTGGTTTCTTTTGAGTCAACCAATACATATAGGTTACTTATGCCAGACATTTTTTTGATTTTTTTAAGCTTTAAATATTCTTCGAGTTCTTTTTTAATGGTTTCTTCATCGCAATATTTTCTATGTTTCGAGGGTCTGTCACGAGCGAAGTTGTATAGGCGCCAAGTATCAAACCCATTGATTTCACCGTTTGGGCCATAGTCAAAATCTACGCTTCCTGTCGATAAATTGATGCGGCAGCCAATACCATGCAATTCATATTTAACGCCTCGAGTAATTCTCCCGCATCGCTTTATTGCCTTGGTGCGCCAAAGCCTTCGAATGTCTCGAGTGCCAAATTTGCGCTCAAATATCAGCGTGCTGGACTCCACCATGGAGATGAAATCATTTATCAGGATGTCCAAAGTTTCATTTTGATCGCTCATCTTCTTCTCCGATGCTCCAATCTGTCTAAACCTACGTTGTTCGCGGACTCTATTACATCTTCAATACTGTTTAGAGTTCTGTCGTATTTTATAAGATCGGTTATGAGTTTGATTGTCACATTTGTTGAGGTTTGCCGTGCGGCTGCTGCGCGATGGTGTCCGTCCAAAATATATAGGTTGCCGTCATGTTCTATGACATCGATGGGATCTTCTGGGTCGTATCCGTTGCGCATTTTATTTTTATAATCCTCGACTTTCTTGGTTGAGGTCTTTCCCTCTATTGTATGTATTCGCTTCAAAGTTTTTGGATCTATATTGTGAGCAATTTCCGGTAGTTTCGGCTCTCCTTCATCAACCTTAACCCCATCACTTCCACCCGGCACCTCACACCCAGGCTTATTCGGCGGCGGGCAGTTGGAGTTCAACCCCAACGGATCCACCCATCCCGTCGGATTCGGTACGTACTGGTACTGGTTCAGCCCACCGGCCAACTTGATCGGGTCCGGCGTCAGATACCGCCCCAATCTCGGGTCGTAATACCGATGCCGGTTGTAATGCAGGCCGCTTTCCCCGTCGAAGTATTGCCCCTGAAAGCGTAGCGGCTGGTTCAGGTAGTCTTCGCCGGCCAGGGTCAGCGCGGCGACTTTGCCGTAGGCGTCGTATTGCGCTGACCAGACGATGTCGCCGCTGTAGTCGGTGAGTTCCTGCGGGGTGCCGAGGTGGTCGAGTTGGTAGTAGAACGGGCAGGCCTTTTTCGGGCCTTTGCCGTCGAGCAGCGCGAGGGGGCGGAAGGTGCCGGGTTCGTAGACGTAGCTGCGGTATTCGTTTTCGCTGCTTTCGGCGACGAGGTGGTCGCCTTGCCAGAAGAACTCGGTGGTCTCGCCGTTGACGGTTTTGCGGATGCGTCGGCCGAAAGCGTCGTAGGCGTAAGTCGCGGTCTGGCCGTCGGGGCGGGTCAGGCCGATCAGGCGGTGCTGGCAGTCGTAGCGGTATTCGGTGACGAGTTTTTGTCCGCTGCCGCGGCGTTCGCGGATCAGGTTGCCGAAGGCGTCGTAGTCGTAATGGCGGTCGCCCTGCATCAGCAGGCGGTTGCCCTTGATCTGGCTCGGGCCAGGACGGTCCTGCATCAGCAGGTTGCCGGCCGGGTCGTGGGCGAAGAATTCCGGCAGTTCGTCGCGCGAGTGACGTACGCGGATCAGCCGATCGAGGGCATCGTAGCCGTAGGTACGCTGGCCGTGGCGGGTGTCGGCGATGTGCGCCAGATTGCCGTTGGCGCTGTAGGCATAATCGCGGCGGTACAGTGAATCGTGCTGATGGCCTACAGTGTGGGCGAGTAATCGTCCCTGGTCGTCGTAGGCATATTCGCTGAGCAGCAGACCTTGCTGGCGTTGTTGTTCGCGGCCCGACTGGTAGACATGCCGGGTCAGCGATGCGCCATTGAGGTCGATGGCGGCCAGCGCCCCGCCCTTGGCGTAGTGATAGTCGAGTTTGCTGTTGTCCGGCAGGCGCATGCGCTGGAGCTGGCCGCAGGCGTCGTAGCTGTAGCGCAGGGTGCCCCAGCCCTGATGTTCGGTGATCAGCCGGTCCTGACGGTCGTACTCGAAGGCCAGCGGGTGTTGCTGACCGTCGTCGACCCCAATCAAACGGCCGAGGCGGTCGTATTGATAGCTGACCTTGATGCCGTCGGGCAGGGTTTTGGCCAGAAGACGCCCGGCAGCATCGCGCTCATAAGCGGTGAGCAAACAAGAGCCGTCATCCCCGAACTCGGTCTTCTCCAGCAGATGGCCGTTGAGGTCATAGGCGTACGCCGTGAGACGGCCATCAAAACCGCTTTCCTGACGAATCAACCCGGTCGGCGTGTAGTCCAGCCGGTACTTTTCCCCGGACTCGTTTTCGATCTCGGTGAGCAGCAGTTGCGCATGGTCGTAGCGGTACTGCACCCGCGTGCCGTCGGGGTTGATCCGCCGCGAGACCAGGTGCAGGTCGTCGTCGTATTCGTAGCGGGTGATGCGCCCCAGCTCATCGCGCTCGGCGGTGACCTGACCGTAGGCGCCGTAGCTGTAGGCGCGGGTGCTGCCGGTAGGAAATATCGTCTGAATCAGTCGGCCAACGGCGTCCCAGTGCTGACGGGTGACCGCACCGTGTTCGTCGGCGGTTGTGGTCCGTCGCCCCAGCGCGTCGTAGGAAAAACGCCGCACGCCACCGTCGGGCAAGGTCTCTTCGATGAGTTGGCCGAGGGCATTCCAGACCAAGCGATGCCGACTGCTGTCCGGGTAGCGGATCGACAGCAACTGACCCCGGGTGTCGTAGTAGTAATGGGTAACCTGACCGTCAGGATCGACCGCTTCGGTGACATCGCCCTCGGCATTGCGTCGGTAGATCCACACGGCGTCGCCGCGAGAACGTTTGTGCAGGAAACCGTTGCGATACTCGTAGGACGTGGGGGCCTCGTCCGGCGGAATCAGCGCAATCAGCCGTCCGACCTCGTCGTAGCGGTATTCGGTGACCGCGCCCAAGGCATCCTGCTCGGCAATCAAGCGCCCCGAGGAGTCATAGGCCTTGAGCTGTTCACCGCCGTCAGCCTCGACCTTGCGCACCAGCCGCGCACGCTCGTCGTGGACGTAAACCTCTTCGGTGCCATCGACGTAATGCACCGCGACACTGCCGTCGTCGTTCCAGACGTAGCGCGTGTCCATCTGCGAAAACGACGCCCAGTGGCGCACGCACCGTGCGGCTTTCCCCGAGCGCTCCCACTCCCAGAAGAAACTCGCGCCGCCGGCCAGCTGCCGCTGCAGGATTACGTGGGCGTCGTCGTAGTCGTAACGCTCGCTGTCACCAACGGCGTTGCTGGCCTCGATCAGGTGCTGATAAGCGTCGTAGCGGTAACTGACCAGCGCTTGTTCAGTTACCCACTCTGCGTTCTGAAAAACCTGGTAATCCACACCCAGCAACTGCGCCCGGTCATAGCGCAACAGCAGCGAACGCCCGGCGCCGTTGTCCAGCCGCTGCACCCGGTCAGAGCGATCGCGCTGCACCGTCAGACGATTGCCATAGGCATCGCTGATCGCCGTCAGTCGTCCTGCGCGAAAGTGATAGAACCGCGCCGTTTCCCCGGCCAGCGCGAGGATCAGTTCTTCCGGCTCATCACCCAGAAAGATCGCCGCCCGCGACAGGCTGTTGTGAATCGACGGTCGCTCAATACTCGGCAGCGGAAAACGGGTACGGCGGTTTTCATGGTCGACCCAAACAACCACATCAGCGAAAAACTCCAGCCGATGCGCCAGCGAATGGCTCCAGCCAAACCCCAACCCGACATCAATCTCGACGGCGCTCGAGCGATACAACCGCGTGAACTCAAACGGCAACACGCCATCGAGCACGGCATCAGTCAGGGTCAGCAGTTCCTCGCCAGTGACCATCGACACCGGACAACCGTTGGTGCAGGTACGCGGCACGCAATCAGCGCTGTCGCCGTTGGGGTTTTTCGACTGATCCGGCGAGTCGTCATGCGGCTCATGCCGCTCGATCCGGCTCGAACCGCCAGACTTGTCCCGCACAACAGGCGCCGGATTCGGCACAGTCAACACCAGCGAATCGGCCTGACGAATGTTCAGCGGTATCGCCGGTGTCGGTTTCAACTCAACGTCACGCACATTGAGCATCAGCGGCTTCAAAACGCTGGCATGCCGCGTCAAATCCGCCGAGGACGTCAGTTCGGCCAAGCGCAACGCCGACGCCGCCAGCCATTCTCGAGCCCGGGGGGACTTGATCTTCGCCAGCACCTTGCTGCTCAAGCGCACCGGCACGCCGATGCCACCCGACAACCCCATCAGCAGAAAACTGACCAGCAGCTCGGCCCGAACCTCGGCCACCACTTCGGCCAGATACTGCGGCGGCAGCATCTTCAGCCAACTGGTAAACGCGGCCAGATAAATGAACAGCAACGGTTCGTCACTGAGGACCAGCAAGCCGTTGGCAATGGCGTCGCTGGAGGCATTCAGTAACGCCTCAAGCTCGGCCTCGCTGAGGTATTCCAGAAGCTTTTCGCTGTTGGCCTGCAGGTCGGCGAGGAGGGCGAATACCTGTTTAATGTCGTCCCAGACTCCATTCAGGGCTTTCTCGAACCCGCGCCAGTCGGCCTGCTGCAACTGACCGTACCGGTCAAGAAACCCGGCGCTGGAAAACTCCGTCCACTGTGGTTGAAACCCTGCCCACTCAGCGCGCAGCCAGCCTTCCAGGCCTGCAATGACGCCTTCATAAGAGGCATACAGCGCACGCACATGGTCGGTGGACACATCGGGAAAGAAGGTGATGCGATAACGCTGGCCCCGATCGCAATCAGTCACCTGCAGAATGCCGCTGGGGCCAATGGTGTACTGCAGTGGTTCGCCGAAAGTCAGCACGCCGCCGACGTCGGCAAGCACCGGTTCGAGCGTCACCGGCGTATCGCCGATCGGCACGAACCGCGCGGCCTCGAACATATGCACCAGCGTCAGCGACCCGCTGGCCGAGCACATGACCACCGATGAACTGAGCGGTTGGCGCGACTTGATCGGCGCGCTGAGGCGCACGTCGTTGCCGACGGTGAAGACCTGCTCGACATCCAGCGCGGTGCCTGTCCAGAACTGCTCGGCCCAGGCGTCGTAGTGGTTCAGGCACAGGCGGAATTCGCGGATCAGGTGTTCGAAGTCCGGCTCGTCCGGGTTCAAAGCAGCAACAACGAGCAGGCCGATGCTGTTGTTCAGGGCCAGCAGCCGATCGGTTGGAAGCATTCGCAGTTCTCGCGCACATCAAAAAGGTGCGAGGACTTTGCGGGGGATCAATCAGGAAAGAAGTCGGGCGAGTAGGCGATGTCTGTAGGATGTTTCGCTAAATACTTGCGAGTCGTTCATCGCTGCAACGGACATTGCCCGTTGCTCAATGTCCGTCGTGCTCGTTATGCTGCTGAACCCTTTAATCAGATCCGCGTAGCGGCGCCAACCGTGCCGCCCGGGATGTCTTTGTTAACGGATCCGATGATGAATGCACCGCTGAAGGCGTTCGGCCCGATCAAGGCCGTGATTTTCGATATGGACGGTTTGCTGCTGGATACCGAGGGCATTTACACCGAAGTCACCTCGCTGATTGCCCAGCGTTACGGGCGCACCTTCGACTGGAGCATCAAGCAGAACATCATTGGTCGTGGGGCCAACGATCTGGCGAACTACGTGGTGCAGGCGCTGGATCTGCCGATCACCGCCGAAGAGTTTCTGGTGATCCGTGAGCCACTAATGCGCGAGCGTTTCCCCACCGCGCAAGCGATGCCGGGTGCCGAGGAACTGATTCGCCATCTCAAGGCGCACAACATCCCGATTGCCGTGGGTACCAGTTCCTCGCGTCAGTCGTTCGGCCAGAAAACCACGCTGCACCGCGACTGGTTCGCGCTGTTCGATTTCATTGTCACGGCAGACGATCCGGAAGTCGGCGCGGCCAAACCGGCGCCGGATATCTTTCTGACCGCTGCCCGACGCTTGGGCGTGGCACCTGAGGATTGCCTGGTGTTCGAGGATTCACCGTTCGGTGTGACCGCCGCGAAAGCCGCCGGCATGACTGCGATCGCCATCCCCGATGCCGCCATGGCCGATGAAAAGTACGCACACGCTGACGGGATTCTTCGCACGCTGAAAGCGTTTACCCCGAGTGCTTGCGGCTTGCCTGCGCTGGAATGGGCGTAAACATCTGACACAAAAAAACGCCGCCCCTGGGTAACAAGAGGGGCGGCGTTTTTCGTTCAGTCGACTCAGATAAATCAGGCGCCGAAACCACCGTCGATGGTCAGGCTGGCACCGGTTATGTAGCCGGCTTCCGGACCTGCCAGATAGGCGACGAAACTGGCGATTTCTTCGGCTTTACCGTAACGACCGACGGCCATCAGCGGAATCAGGCTTTCGGCGAAATCACCGTGCGCCGGGTTCATGTCGGTGTCGACCGGGCCAGGTTGCACGTTGTTGACGGTGATGCCGCGTGGGCCGAGGTCGCGGGCCAGACCTTTGGTCAAACCGACCAGCGCCGATTTGCTCATCGCATACACACCGCCACCGGCGAAGGGCATGCGGTCGGCGTTGGTGCTGCCGATGTTGATGATGCGCGCGCCTTCGCCCATGTGCTTGGCAGCTTCCTGCGAGGCGATGAAGACGCTGCGAATGTTGATCGCTACGGTCTGGTCGAAGTCTTCGAGTTTGAATTCTTCCAGTGGAGCAACGGCCAGCACGCCAGCGTTGTTGACCAGAATGTCGAGGCGGCCAAAGGCTTCAACCGTGGCGCCGACCGCGTGGCGGATGGCAGCGGCATCGGCGCTGTCAGCCTTGATCGCCAAGGCTTTACCGCCGTTGGCGGTGATGCTGTTCTGCAACTCTTCGGCTTTCGCGGCGGAGCTGACGTAAGTGAAGGCTACTGCAGCGCCTTCAGCGGCCAGACGTTTGACGATGGCAGCGCCGATACCACGGGAACCGCCTTGAATCAGAGCGACTTTGCCGCTGAGGTGTTGAGTGGTCATGTTCGATCTCCAAACTGTTCAAGGCGAAATGCCTTGGTATTGGTGCCGAGTATCGGCGTGGTATCGACAACTGTGTAGACCATGATTGCTATAGTCTGTGTAAACCAGAAGTTTATAGTGACGATCATGGAAACCTTCAGCAGCATTGAATGCTTCGTGCGCAGCGCCGAAGTCGGCAGCTTTGCCGAGGCCGCGCGACGCTTGAGTCTGACCCCGGCGGCAGTCGGCAAAAGCGTGGCCAAACTCGAGGTTAGGCTCGGCGTGCGGCTGTTCCAGCGTAGTACACGCAGCCTGACGCTGACCGAGGCCGGGCAACTTTTCCTCGATCAGGTGAGTGGCAGTTTGACGACCATTCAAAACGCCGTGGCCAATCTGTCCAGTGTTGAAGGGCTGCCGGCGGGAACGCTGAAAGTCAGCATGGGCGCAGCATTTGGCTGTCTGCATATCGTGCCGATGCTCGGTGAGTTCCTGCGACGATATCCGGCGATTAATCCGGACTGGCATTTCGATAATCGACAGGTCGATCTGATCGCCCAGGGCTTTGATGCGGCCATCGGTGGCGGTTTCGAATTGCCGCAAGGCGTGATCGCACGCAAGTTGAGCCCGGCGCACCGGATATTGGTCGCGTCCACCGACTATTTACAGGCCAATCCCGAGATCATCGAACCGGACGACCTCAGCCATCACGACGGCATTCTGATCCGCTCGCCGCAAACCGGACGCGTGCGTTCCTGGCAATTGACCGGACGTAATCCACAGAACTGTCAGCCGTTGATGCTCAAGGCGCGAATGACCATGAGTGATTCCGAGGCGGCTTGCAGGACGGCGGCACAAGGCTTGGGGATTGCGCTAGTGAGCATGCCGTTTGCGGTGGGCTATCTGGAGGCGGGGACGTTGCAGCGAGTGCTGCCGGACTGGTTTGTTGATGATGGCAATATTTCGATTTACTACGCCGAGCATAAATTGTTGCCGGGCAAGACTCGGGCGTTTGTGGATTTTTTGATTGAGCAGTTTGCCGAGAGAGGGTTGGCGCGGCGGTTCAGTGCGATTTGAACAAGGCTTTAGACCGAGTCGCTGCCTTCGCGAGCAGGCTCGCTCCCACATTTGGAATGCATTTCCCCTGTGGGAGCGAGCCTGCTCGCGAATGGAGCGACTCGGTCTCCGATGATGAATTCAGCGGGCAAACCGCCCCGGCCAGCCAATAATGTTCTTCGGCCGTGGCGTCGCGTAAGTCCGCACTTTCGAGGTTGATAACTTCAGTCGAACCAGCGATTCCGCAATCGTCACCGCCGCCGTCACCCCATCCACCACCGGCACGCCGGTACGTCGACGAATCTGCTCATCGAGCCCGGCCATGCCACCGCAACCCAGGCAGATCACCTCGGCTTTGTCCTGCGTCACCGCCAGTTCAGCCTGATGCACGATGGCTTCCAGTGCGCGCTGCGGTTCGTGCTCCAGCTCCAGAACGGCCAGCCCGCTGGCCCGTACCGAGGCACACCGATCCCACAGACCGGACAATTTCAGCCGATCCTCAATTAACGGCACGGTGCGATCCAGCGTGGTCACCACCGAATAGGCATGGCCGAGAAACATCGCCGTACTCGCTGCTGCATCG from Pseudomonas tensinigenes harbors:
- a CDS encoding LysR family transcriptional regulator; its protein translation is METFSSIECFVRSAEVGSFAEAARRLSLTPAAVGKSVAKLEVRLGVRLFQRSTRSLTLTEAGQLFLDQVSGSLTTIQNAVANLSSVEGLPAGTLKVSMGAAFGCLHIVPMLGEFLRRYPAINPDWHFDNRQVDLIAQGFDAAIGGGFELPQGVIARKLSPAHRILVASTDYLQANPEIIEPDDLSHHDGILIRSPQTGRVRSWQLTGRNPQNCQPLMLKARMTMSDSEAACRTAAQGLGIALVSMPFAVGYLEAGTLQRVLPDWFVDDGNISIYYAEHKLLPGKTRAFVDFLIEQFAERGLARRFSAI
- a CDS encoding aspartate/glutamate racemase family protein; translated protein: MRILVVNVNTTESITEAIARSAQAVASPGTEIVGLTPYFGADSIEGNFESYLAAIAVMDRVMSYDQPFDAVIQAGYGEHGREGLQELLNVPVVDITDAAASTAMFLGHAYSVVTTLDRTVPLIEDRLKLSGLWDRCASVRASGLAVLELEHEPQRALEAIVHQAELAVTQDKAEVICLGCGGMAGLDEQIRRRTGVPVVDGVTAAVTIAESLVRLKLSTSKVRTYATPRPKNIIGWPGRFAR